AGGACTGGTCATTGTAGCAAGCCCACTAAACTCTGGATTCTAACAAACTTTTTTATATCTGTGCAAAAAGGCTCCTTTTCATTTCTGGGTATACCTCTGGCCAGGCTAAGTCTTTTCTTTCCTCCTTTAATCCGGCCTTTTCTCTGAGAAAACACAAAACCAGGTTCCACGCAGTGCTTTAGTGGCTAAAAGTGAAAGAGCTGCTTTTTGGGGGGCTCAGCACTGAAGCGCTCGGGagaattgctctctctctgaatgGCTGAAGGAGGAAAACCGTTTAATAGGATCCAAGGGAGGTTCTGCAATCTGCTCCTTAAACAGGTGGAAATGGGACTTATTCAATTATACAAATAGTAAGTATAAACCAGCATGGAAAAAACATTTTCATCCACAAGGATTAACGTGCAATGAAAACTGAGTTCAGATGAATTGGGGTGTACCTGAATCCCATATTGCTCCAACTAAATTATGCTTCAATAGAAAAACGTCACGGGAAGGAGTGCAACTCATACTGGCGAATGCATATGGTGAATGATCTAATTATAAAATATTACACGAATCATGACATTAATCATCCCAAACGAATATGACTACACTATATTTTGTCCATTTCCACGTGTTGATCTGTTGCAACATATGGAACCGCGCGTGAGAGGCAGATATGGAGACGAAGACATAAATAATATTCTGTAATAACTGTCATAcagagtgcccccccccccccaccacacacacacacacgcacacacaccccgtgGGCGCGTATAAATGGGCGGTAGGGGAAGAAACTGGTGATGGCGTCGCCTTGTCCCCCTGATCCGAGGGAGCCCATGTGATGTCAGATAAATACTAAAGACAGTGATGATCTGAGGCTGATGAGGATGTCTGCTTGTAAAATGTGACAGTGCGGTCACGCAACTCTCCCTGAATACATCTGCTGTCGCTCCGAAAAAAAGGTAAACTACAACACTGACTGGGACGCACATTTGCCATTCCGTTTTTCTGAGGTGTGAATAGGGTTGAACTTAGAGGGGggggtttctttttcttttcctaaCGAGCTCTGTAATGTCCTGTTAATTTTGTGTGTACTAGTTAATGAGCATTAATCTGCTACCCCTGGTCGCTATTGTTCGGGCGATGACCATTTGAATGCAAATGGGTGACATTGTAAAAGCAAGGTGCTTATTAAACCAATGTGTGTCCTGGCTTTTCTGAAATTCAGGAGGCGAGGACTGGGCGGCCGGCTGCGCGATCGCTGCTCACACCAAGTTGGACTAAAAATGGCAAACTCTCTTCCTCTCGAAACGGTCATGGCCTGCCCGGGACTAGGCAGCAGGACAGGGGCCACTGCTGCACCGAAGGCCCTGGCTTTCTCCATCGACAGGATCATGTCCAAGACTTCGGAACCAAAGGGCTCGTCGGGCGACCGCCGAGGACTGGACGTCTCCGAGGGCAAAAAGATGGTCGGCCTGTGTTCTCCTATACCCTGCATGATTCCCATCCAGCATTTCGGCTACGACTTGCAAGCCAAGGCGCTGATGAACTACTCCGAGTTGTGGAAAGCTAATTTTCGGGGCACACTATGCACTTCTGCCGGGATGTGCAAAGCCAACTGCGGGATGTGTGGCAAAACAGACTCGGGGTTCAAGCACTCCTTGCTCCCGGGGGCCAGAGTGATCAAACCCCAAGTCATTCACCAAGCCATGGCGATGCCAACCAACGGTTCTTTGTACTATTTCAATTATTTGGACTCTGCATATCACCAGTCAGATTTGCTAAGCGGACATTTGTTCTCATCTGCCTTGGCTAATTCTCAGGCGCAAGCTTCCCTTAGCGCACACCACAAACTTCTGCTGTTGGAGAACGCAAAACTGGCTAGCGCAACTGCGGACAAATTCCCAACACCGCAGTACCCACATAAAGAGCACCTACCGGGACAACTGGACCAGATTGTGAAAGAGAACCACACCTTGTCGTCGGAAAAAAATGGAGCGAAAGCGCACAATAAAGCCAATAATTGCGCAGCGGACGGGAAACCCAAAAACTTCACTTGCGAAGTATGCGGAAAGGTATGTAAGATATAACCGTTTTCACTTTCGTTGCTCAACATCATAATCAGTACATATAAAGTGTACAAATAGGCAATACCGAAATATCAATTTATATTTCGTTACTGATTTGGCTGTGATTTCTAATTTGGACAGCGTTTGAAAAAtgtctaaaagcaaaaacatttAGGTGGCTAAATGATAGCATATCTGCACAGCATAGCTGAACATTCGTTTGTATTTTTTCCACAGGTGTTTAATGCCCACTATAACCTCACGCGTCACATGCCGGTACACACGGGCGCAAGACCTTTTGTGTGTAAAGTATGCGGAAAGGGATTCCGCCAGGCGAGCACACTATGCAGACACAAAATCATCCACACGCAGGTGAGTGAGGGGAGCTATTACTTGTTCACCGAAATTAAAGCCTGTTAGAGCTATTTGATATATTCACTTGGGTCTgacttcaaaataaaaaaaaaacatttcccctttatttttttaaaggagaAACCACACAAGTGCAACCAGTGCGGGAAAGCGTTCAACAGAAGCTCAACCTTAAACACTCATGTCCGAATCCACGCAGGATACAAACCTTTTATCTGTGAATTCTGTGGCAAAGGTTTTCATCAAAAAGGTAAATACACTGAACAATAAGCCTTTTTGCTAAAAAATGAAATGAGATGGTAAATTGTAAAATTGTGAAAATATGCTTAAGAAGAAACCACATTATCACTAGAACAATAGGGTACTATAAGTATTGACACTGAAGCaagaaataaaatagaataCTAGGCTATAGAGAATTGCAGTAGGCTGACTTATATATTGTATACAAATAATAAGATCTTCATCCACTCTTTCGTTTAGTTGGCCTGTTGCTTAAAAGTCGCTTAAAAACAAATGGAGTGGATAGAGATGCCATTTCTGCCGTGAACAAGCTGGTTACATCAGTGCAAATGCAAGCTGTCATTTTACACTAACTAACTCTCCCCTTCAGATTTTTGTCAATTCCTATGGGTCAATGGATAGACCTTTCACGGGTTTTTAATCCGACAGTTTTCGGCTGTTTTGCGGTTGATCTTTACAAAGTTTGACAACTTCTTGACTTCAACATGCAAAATGCTGATTAATGAAGGCTGGGGGATGAAAGTCTTTTGTCTGGCGCTACCTAATTGTGACCCGTCGACCTCGTGGAGAATGAAGAATTCTCCCATAATGTTGTTGCTTTAATGTACGTCATGTTTACATTGTTCCACAATTTTCGTTGATAGGAAACTACAAAAACCACAAGCTGACGCACAGCGGAGAGAAGCAGTTCAAGTGCTCCATCTGTAACAAGGCCTTCCACCAAGTCTACAACCTTACTTTCCATATGCATACCCACAACGACAAGAAACCCTTCACCTGCGGCACGTGTGGCAAAGGCTTCTGCCGGAACTTTGACTTGAAAAAGCACATAAGGAAATTGCACGATAATACGATAATTGCGGGAAATGATTCTTCCAGAGGACTCCCAAGCTGAGGCCAATTCAAGGCCGCAGATGGACTGATGAACAGATATATTTCTTTCAATTTGTTGTAAATAGACAATTCATCTCATACAATTACACAAAATATCCTACACTGCTGTAATATGACATTTCTGGGCATACGTTTTTTTAATTGAATAGCAGTTCGAtgatcatttgacttaattgtatataactatattaataaaatgttatttaaaagTGTTTACCTGAACGAAGTTTTATGCATAAAACTTGGAATTATAGCTACTTAAATGTCAGACAAATGTATCTATTTGTGTGcgtaaaatcactgtttggtCATTTGTTGGCATCTATAACTATGAAATTgtttaaaataaaatgcaatcGAATACGTAAAAAATAAGCTGATAATACAGTTTTCAACATCAGCTAAATCCATGTTGAGACGAGGGGAGCAAAGAGAACATCTGTTTGTGATAGCACAATTATTGGAATACAGAACCTTCTCTTGGTGGTATAAatgataattattattattattattattatcaatattattattattattagtagtagtagtagtggtagtagcagTATTAGACTACTTTATTATTCATAGCATTATGGCGCGGTGGAAATAACCCATCAAGTAATGAAGTGTCAGAACAAATTATTTGTTTGGCAATTAATCCTTAGATTTTTTCACTGGACGATAGAGAGGATAGAAAATAAGTATCTTGCTTGGGTTTGTGAATTAATATAAACTGACTTTATTTAGGCTATGGCCTGCCGCTAACTGTGGTCATATCACTTTGGAATTGTATGCCCATATTGACCATGCCGGCACTCCATATTTTGTAATttacatatttgtttttttttctccttccgTTGAACTATGGTAGGCCCTAGGAGATATATTTAATGTAATCACCACGTGACTGAATATAGCTGAAACGGTTAAAAAGAAGAATTACTTTCCAATATGACAACACACTTGACACCGTTTTAATGCCTCAAATTATCAGATAAAACATGGACTCTTCAAAGCCCATTACATTAATCAGCTAACGGGCCTCGGGGGAACTCTCAGCGCATCTACCATTCCTCATCAGTGCCCTGTGTCATAATAAAACCCTTGGACTAAATCAGCCACGTTTTCGCTCATCTGGTCCACTTTAATGTGGAATCATGAATTCTCTGCACGTCTCCTGGAATAATATTATCTTTGACCGCCAACAGA
Above is a genomic segment from Alosa sapidissima isolate fAloSap1 chromosome 4, fAloSap1.pri, whole genome shotgun sequence containing:
- the fezf2 gene encoding fez family zinc finger protein 2 isoform X1, with the protein product MCVLAFLKFRRRGLGGRLRDRCSHQVGLKMANSLPLETVMACPGLGSRTGATAAPKALAFSIDRIMSKTSEPKGSSGDRRGLDVSEGKKMVGLCSPIPCMIPIQHFGYDLQAKALMNYSELWKANFRGTLCTSAGMCKANCGMCGKTDSGFKHSLLPGARVIKPQVIHQAMAMPTNGSLYYFNYLDSAYHQSDLLSGHLFSSALANSQAQASLSAHHKLLLLENAKLASATADKFPTPQYPHKEHLPGQLDQIVKENHTLSSEKNGAKAHNKANNCAADGKPKNFTCEVCGKVFNAHYNLTRHMPVHTGARPFVCKVCGKGFRQASTLCRHKIIHTQEKPHKCNQCGKAFNRSSTLNTHVRIHAGYKPFICEFCGKGFHQKGNYKNHKLTHSGEKQFKCSICNKAFHQVYNLTFHMHTHNDKKPFTCGTCGKGFCRNFDLKKHIRKLHDNTIIAGNDSSRGLPS
- the fezf2 gene encoding fez family zinc finger protein 2 isoform X2; this translates as MANSLPLETVMACPGLGSRTGATAAPKALAFSIDRIMSKTSEPKGSSGDRRGLDVSEGKKMVGLCSPIPCMIPIQHFGYDLQAKALMNYSELWKANFRGTLCTSAGMCKANCGMCGKTDSGFKHSLLPGARVIKPQVIHQAMAMPTNGSLYYFNYLDSAYHQSDLLSGHLFSSALANSQAQASLSAHHKLLLLENAKLASATADKFPTPQYPHKEHLPGQLDQIVKENHTLSSEKNGAKAHNKANNCAADGKPKNFTCEVCGKVFNAHYNLTRHMPVHTGARPFVCKVCGKGFRQASTLCRHKIIHTQEKPHKCNQCGKAFNRSSTLNTHVRIHAGYKPFICEFCGKGFHQKGNYKNHKLTHSGEKQFKCSICNKAFHQVYNLTFHMHTHNDKKPFTCGTCGKGFCRNFDLKKHIRKLHDNTIIAGNDSSRGLPS